A region of Piscinibacter gummiphilus DNA encodes the following proteins:
- a CDS encoding ATP-binding protein, whose translation MPPATCYAFDNVELLTGERRLLVDGQPKPVGARAFQVLVTLLEQRDRVVSKDELLDAVWPNLVVEQNNVPVQIAALRKLLGPSVVSTVPGRGYKYSGGPVRTTSAAASATAAPARPAGDTAVPLVGRSADLRRLADLLTTHRAIALTGPGGIGKTRVAQRLLCDVAHRYPQGTVWIDLAPAGDEVTIVGTIARTLGIELRPDEPFESLLHALQAKHVLVIVDHVEVAPDETARTVQVLMRRAPGLSFLLSGQMCLRLRDEQVVRLGGLPVPEASVPARDALDFPAVALYAAHARAAGEPFPLDDEHVGAVVELCRRLDGIPLAIGLAASRRGAQPLAGPDAEAPSTRPRSLRQALARSHDLLAERERKLLRRLSVFEGDVPLSAVLRIMAGDDGIDTWATLDALTELVDRSLVLVVPGEPPRYRLLACTRHFATEQLELAGETTDSLRRHAQALAEADAPATPAPDTVQRPAPPSPHLQSV comes from the coding sequence GTGCCACCAGCCACCTGTTATGCGTTCGACAACGTGGAACTCCTGACCGGCGAGCGCCGGCTGCTGGTCGACGGCCAGCCGAAGCCGGTGGGCGCGCGTGCGTTCCAGGTGCTGGTGACCCTGCTCGAGCAGCGCGACCGTGTCGTCTCGAAGGACGAACTGCTCGATGCGGTATGGCCCAACCTCGTGGTGGAGCAGAACAACGTGCCGGTGCAGATCGCCGCGTTGCGCAAGCTGCTCGGCCCCTCCGTGGTGAGCACCGTCCCCGGTCGCGGGTACAAGTATTCGGGCGGGCCCGTGCGCACCACGTCCGCCGCGGCGTCGGCCACCGCCGCGCCGGCTCGCCCGGCTGGTGACACCGCGGTGCCGCTGGTCGGCCGCTCGGCGGACCTGCGCCGGCTGGCCGATCTGCTCACCACCCACCGCGCCATCGCGCTGACCGGCCCCGGCGGCATCGGCAAGACCCGCGTGGCCCAGCGCCTGCTCTGCGACGTGGCGCACCGCTACCCGCAGGGCACCGTGTGGATCGACCTCGCGCCCGCGGGGGACGAGGTGACGATCGTCGGCACCATCGCCCGCACGCTCGGCATCGAGCTCCGACCGGACGAACCCTTCGAGAGCCTGCTGCACGCGCTTCAGGCGAAACACGTGCTCGTGATCGTCGACCACGTGGAAGTGGCGCCCGACGAGACCGCCCGCACGGTGCAGGTGCTGATGCGCCGCGCCCCCGGCCTGTCCTTCCTGCTCTCGGGCCAGATGTGCCTGCGCCTGCGCGACGAACAGGTCGTGCGCCTCGGCGGCCTGCCGGTGCCCGAGGCGTCGGTGCCGGCCCGCGACGCCCTGGACTTCCCCGCCGTTGCCCTGTACGCCGCGCATGCGAGGGCGGCCGGTGAACCCTTCCCGCTCGACGACGAGCACGTCGGCGCCGTGGTGGAACTGTGCCGGCGCCTCGACGGCATCCCGCTCGCCATCGGCCTGGCCGCGTCGCGCCGCGGCGCGCAGCCCCTGGCGGGACCGGACGCGGAGGCCCCGTCCACACGGCCCCGTTCGTTGCGCCAGGCCCTCGCGCGCAGCCACGATCTGCTCGCCGAACGCGAACGCAAGCTGCTGCGGCGCCTGTCCGTCTTCGAGGGCGACGTGCCGCTGTCGGCCGTGCTCCGCATCATGGCCGGCGACGACGGCATCGACACCTGGGCGACGCTCGATGCGCTCACCGAACTGGTCGACCGGTCGCTCGTGCTCGTGGTCCCCGGGGAACCGCCTCGCTACCGGCTGCTCGCCTGCACCCGGCACTTCGCGACGGAACAACTGGAGCTGGCGGGTGAGACGACCGACAGCCTGCGGCGCCATGCACAGGCGCTGGCGGAAGCCGATGCCCCCGCCACGCCGGCCCCTGACACGGTGCAGCGGCCGGCGCCG